In Phoenix dactylifera cultivar Barhee BC4 chromosome 11, palm_55x_up_171113_PBpolish2nd_filt_p, whole genome shotgun sequence, the following are encoded in one genomic region:
- the LOC103718237 gene encoding THO complex subunit 7A-like: MLAKGRKIAGRGEEMAAHYAFGPLEDDVIIKHRLLTRTTTTRGEPPLKKLQKKFVSLALEIEKDADNLSDCERSYKAFLQEIATFELPLIKSKAVVDANIREKESFNELQEEIQQQILQAQADIGDLKKQLEESKIERQHKEEGEAIRKLIALQPPRSETQKIISDLEKEIVTLEAENAACVRTLDLRKKQFSLLLHVVHELQNTIEDEQKSLADELRAVMEEQKISIEDGSAVGSEAMVVD; the protein is encoded by the exons ATGCTagccaaaggaagaaaaattgcTGGGAGAGGTGAAGAGATGGCTGCACATTATGCTTTTGGCCCTCTTGAAGATGATGTGATAATTAAACACAGGCTTCTGACTCGCACCACAACTACCCGGGGTGAACCACCATTAAAGAAGCTTCAAAAGAAGTTTGTCTCCTTGGCACTTGAGATCGAGAAGGACGCAGATAATCTAAGTGACTGTGAGAGATCGTACAAGGCTTTCCTACAAGAAATAGCCACTTTTGAGCTCCCACTTATTAAAAGCAAAGCAGTGGTTGATGCTAACATCCGAGAGAAAGAGAGCTTCAATGAGCTGCAAGAAGAAATCCAACAACAAATCTTACAGGCTCAGGCTGATATTGGGGACTTAAAAAAACAACTTGAGGAGAGCAAGATTGAGAGGCAGCACAAGGAGGAGGGTGAGGCCATTAGGAAGCTGATTGCTTTGCAGCCCCCAAGGTCAGAAACTCAGAAAATTATCTCAGATCTAGAGAAGGAAATTGTTACTTTGGAGGCAGAGAATGCTGCATGTGTGAGGACATTGGATCTTCGGAAGAAACAATTCTCTCTTTTGCTGCACGTG GTTCATGAATTGCAGAATACCATTGAGGATGAACAAAAGAGCTTGGCAGATGAGCTCAGAGCTGTCATGGAAGAGCAGAAGATTAGCATTGAAGATGGTAGTGCTGTTGGCTCGGAGGCCATGGTTGTAGACTAA